GAGACGACCCCCTCGACCTCTGCGGCCGCCGAATACACGTCGACCACCTCGTCGCTCGAGTTCATCATCATCTTCGCGGTCACACTCACGTAGTTGCCGCGTGACGAGGCGCGCACCGTAACGGGATGATCGCCGAAAACCTGTTGAATGGCCTCAAGACCAGCGCGGGGGACGATGAACTTGAACAGGTATTCCGTCGGCCAGTTGTTCTGGTCGTCGAGGAGTTTCTGGAAGTTCGTCCACCAACCTTCGTCGTCTTGATAGGCTCTCTGGCAATCCATAATTGACCGCCTGGGGCGGGTGCTGGAGTGATCGTCCGCTGAGCGAACAGTTGCATCGAGGACACTCCAACGTGGTTGCGCGCGAAGCGTTTCGGTGAAAAGCCGGTCCCTGCGGGTGCGGGCCAGGAGTGCCATTAATGGAACCCCGGGGCCTGGTCGATGTTTTGAGGCGTGGAGAATCTACAGTATGCAGACCAGGCGTAGTCTATATCGGAGTGTTGCACGCATCGTCGTCCTGACGATGGGATTGATGAGTGCCATTCCGCTCGCGGGGCACTCGTGCCATGCCAGCACAGAAGACGCTGCAATGGCTCGCAACTGTATGTGCCACAAGGCAGAGCACTCGCACGGGGAAAGCACGGACCACGGCTGCAAGGACGCCGCCCCGGAATCCCCGTCGCCACCTGCTTTCGTGACAGCCGGCCATACCGGCTGCTGCCAGCTCACTTCGGCGGACGTTGATCGTACAGGGTCGGCCGCCGTTGTGTTGACCCAGAATGTGCTGACGGGGCAAACGGCTCTTGTACAGCACGCGCACGCGCCGCCTGGCCCGCGATCGGCCGTCTGCGCAGTGTCTGCGCCGGGTATAGCGGCCCCGCATCCCGTCCCGCTCTTTCTGCTGAATTCTACGTTGCTTCGTTGATCGATTCGCCGTCGCAGGGTCCGACACCCTTCGATACTGCAAATCCCAGACGCGAAAAACGATCAACGTAGCTTATGAACCCCGTCCACGTGCGACATCTGTCGCTATTCGTGGCGATCTGCGTGGCCTTCATGGCCCCGATCGCCCCCCCGGCTCACTCACAGAGTGCGGCTACGGCCGTCCTCCCTCTGGAGACAACCATACGAACGGCGCTGGCAGAGAGCCCCGACCTGGCCATTGCGATCCTCGATGCGGAGGCGCTTGAGCAGATCGGCCCGCAGGCAGGCGCACTGAGCGACCCCATGTTTGGGGTCACGGTGTCACCTCGCCCAATACACACCGCCCGCGGCACCCAGCGATCACAGTGGCGGCTGGAGCAGACGTTTCCGTTTCCGGGCAAACGGAGGCTGAAGAAGGAAATCGCAGACCTGAACGCGCAGGGTGCGCACTATCAGTCGGAGGCCGTCGCGCAAGATCTCGTCCTGCATGTCAGGATGGCCTACGCCCGCCTCTTTGCGATACA
This sequence is a window from Rhodothermales bacterium. Protein-coding genes within it:
- a CDS encoding DUF493 domain-containing protein, whose product is MDCQRAYQDDEGWWTNFQKLLDDQNNWPTEYLFKFIVPRAGLEAIQQVFGDHPVTVRASSRGNYVSVTAKMMMNSSDEVVDVYSAAAEVEGVVSL